In the Candidatus Krumholzibacteriia bacterium genome, TAGGCCTGGGGTGTGGCTCCGAGCTGCGACAGCATTGTGCCACCCAGGAGCGTTCCTGTCACCTGGGCGAGGGCGTTGGCGAGATTGAAATAGGAGAGCACGCTCGTTCGTTCCTCTTCGCCGATGAGCTCGAGCTGGAGCAGGATGATCGAAAGCTCGTAAGCGGCCCACGCGGCGCCCGACACCACCTGCACGGCGAGCAGGTAATGGAAGGAAGAGGAGACCAGCCACAGGGCCGGCAGCGGGGCGATGCCCATGGCTCCGAGGGTCAGGACCCGGGTGACGCTCCAGTGTTTGGCGAGTCGGCCGAAGCGAGGCAGCATGATCACCTTGGCGATGAAGCTGGTGGAGAGCAAGGCCATGTACTGCCCGTAGCCGAAGTGGAGGGAGCGGAGCATGTAGGGCGTGAAGAAAGGCGAAGCGATCATCACACTCGTTTGCGTGAGCAGCAGGAAAAGGAGTAAGCGACCCTCGTGCCGATGGGTGAGGCGGTGCACGAACTCGCGGGGCGAAATGGTGCGCAGCGCGGGCCAGCCGCGCGGAGGGTCGCTGTACGAAGACAGGAGCCGCGCCGAGACGACGCGCGCCACCACCGCGGCGCCGAAGAGCAGGGCGAAGGCGCGCCGCGGCGCGCCGCGTGCCGCCCCCATCTGCAGCCAGATCCCGCCCGTCATGATGCCGAGAAGCGTCGCGAGCTGATGGAACAAGGTGCGCCGGGCAAAATACCGATGCCGGACGCTCCGCGGCACCAGCGTCCCCACCCAGGTGTTCCAGGCCGGGTTGGCGCCCATCCCCGCGGCCCAGTAGAAAGCGGTGGAGAGGAAGAGCACCTCGAGGGGCAGGCGACCGCGCAGCGCTCCGACCATCAAGGGAACGAAGGTCGCCGCTTGCACGCAGGCGCAGAGCACGACCCAGCGGCGGAGCGTGCCGAGGCGGCGGGCGCCGAAGGGGGAGACGAGCTGCAGGCAAGCGCCGGCGAGAAGCGGCGCCGTGGCCAGAAAGCCCGTGGTCACCGGGCCAGCACCGAGGGCGAGGGCGAAGGCGGAGATGTAGGTCTCGCCGATGCCCACCATCCAGCCGAAATAGGTGCCGTCCTGGGCGATGCGGCGCAGATCGCGGCGGGCGCGATCGAGCCGCCGCGTCTCGCCCGTCACAGGAGGTGACCGCGAAGAATGATCACCGCGATCCCGAAGTAGATGGTGACGCCGATGACATCCACCATCGTCGCCACCAGCGGCGCGGACGACACGGCGGGATCGAGGCCGATCCGGCGGAGCAAGAGGGGAAGCATGGAGCCTACCAGCGTACCCCAGAGAACCACGCAGACCAGGGCGAAAGCGATGGCGAACCCGAGGGGCAGGACGTGCACAGCGTACTGGTGGGAGAACTGTGCGCCGAGGAGGATGCGCAGGAATCCCAAGGAGCCCAGGACGCCGCCGAGGCAGAGCCCGGTCAACACCTCGCGGCGCATGATGCGCCACCAGTCGCCGAGTCCGATCTCGCCGAGGGCGAGGGAGCGGATGATGAGCGTCGTCGCCTGGGAGCCCGAGTTGCCGCCGCTGCTGA is a window encoding:
- a CDS encoding MFS transporter yields the protein MTGETRRLDRARRDLRRIAQDGTYFGWMVGIGETYISAFALALGAGPVTTGFLATAPLLAGACLQLVSPFGARRLGTLRRWVVLCACVQAATFVPLMVGALRGRLPLEVLFLSTAFYWAAGMGANPAWNTWVGTLVPRSVRHRYFARRTLFHQLATLLGIMTGGIWLQMGAARGAPRRAFALLFGAAVVARVVSARLLSSYSDPPRGWPALRTISPREFVHRLTHRHEGRLLLFLLLTQTSVMIASPFFTPYMLRSLHFGYGQYMALLSTSFIAKVIMLPRFGRLAKHWSVTRVLTLGAMGIAPLPALWLVSSSFHYLLAVQVVSGAAWAAYELSIILLQLELIGEEERTSVLSYFNLANALAQVTGTLLGGTMLSQLGATPQA